A segment of the Salinimonas iocasae genome:
GATAAGTACAGGTGACCTTCTCAGTGCGCTAGAACGCAACAATGCGAATCAAGGCGCTGGTTTTGTAGAACAAAATGGGCAACAAGTACTGATCAGATCGGAAGCTCAACTGAAGGGCATCGACGATATCGGCCAAGTGGTTGTTAAGATCATTGATGGCGTACCGGTAAAAATTCAAGACATCGCCCAAATCAACCTCGGTAAAGAGCTGCGCTCTGGAGCCGGCACGTTAAATGGCCAAGAAACAGTGATTGGCACGACAATGATGTTAGTGGGAGAAAACTCTCGTACGGTCGCCAAAGCTGTGGACAGTAAGCTCGAAACCATTAAAACAAGCTTACCCGAGGGCGTTATCCTTGAAGCGGTTTACGATAGAACAAGCCTCGTTGACAAAACCATCGACACAGTACAGAAAAACCTCGTCGAGGGCGCTTTACTTGTCATCGTTGTGCTATTCGTTTTGCTTGGGAATGTGCGAGCTGCACTTATTACAGCCGCTGTAATACCCCTGGCAATGCTTGCCACGATATCGGGTATGGTCAAAACCGATGTGTCTGCTAACTTAATGAGTTTAGGCGCACTGGATTTTGGCTTGATTGTCGATGGCGCAGTTATCATTGTTGAAAACTGTATCAGGCGATTATCCGAATCCCAGAAGCAAAACGGCGCAACTCTACCGCTCAAAGAAAGACTGAATGTTGTATATGAAGCCACTAATGAAGTCATACGTCCCAGTTTGTTTGGTGTATTGATCATTACCATTGTTTATATCCCCTTGTTCACGCTCACTGGCGTCGAAGGTAAAATGTTCCACCCCATGGCAGCGACCGTGATAATGGCTTTGCTTGCCGCAATGGTATTTTGTTTTACCGTAGTGCCTGCGGCGATAGCAATTTTCATGAGAGGTAAAATTAGCGAAAAAGAAAGCCCAATTATTAAAGGTGCAAAGGCAGTCTATCGTCCTGTTTTAACCGGAGCGCTGCGTTTTAGATGGCTAGTGGTAGTAGCAGCGAGTGCTTTGGTTGTCGGCAGTTTATGGATGGGCAGTAAATTAGGCTCCGAGTTTATTCCCCAGCTCAATGAAGGTGATATCTTAGTACAGGCAATACGGATCCCTGGGACAGGGGTAGAACAAGCAGTTGAAATGCAAAAAACTCTTGAAGCGAAACTTATGCAGTATGAGCAAGTACAGACGGTATTCGGTCGCACGGGTACGGGTGAGGTCGCCACCGACCCTATGCCACCAAACATTACTGATACGTTTGTTATTTTAAAGCCTCGGGAGCAATGGCCCGATCCATCAATGACAAAAGCTGAGTTAGTGGAAACGTTTGAAGAGGACTTGTTTACTTTGCCCGGCAATAATTATGAATTTACGCAACCTATACAAATGCGTTTTAACGAATTGATTAGTGGCGTAAGGGCAGATTTGGGGATAAAGCTATTTGGGGATGACTTAGATACGCTCTTTGCATCTGCTTCTGACATTTTGACCGTTATTTCAACGATTGAAGGAGCTGATGACGCGAGGCTTGAGCAGGTAGAAGGCATTCCAATCTTCACCGTCACACCAAAGCCTGATCAATTGGCACGCTTTGGTTTGGATATAGCCGACTTGCAGTTATGGCTCAATGCTGCGACAGGTGGAGAAACCGCTGGAATGATTTTTGAAGGCGACAGACGCTTTGAGATTGTCGTGCGATATGGCGACGACATTCGAAATGAACTCACTCAGCTTGAGAGCGTTCCCATCGTCACGCCCTCTGGTGAGCATGTACCGATAAGCGAATTAGCCACACTGGCATTTAAAGAAGTACCTAGCCAAATAAGCCGGGAAAATGGCAAACGTAGTATTGTTGTCACAGCAAATGTGCGTGACAGAGATATTGGCACTTTTGTTGAAGAAGCTCAGGCGAGAATCAATGATGAAGTAGATTTACCTGCTGGTTATTGGCTCGACTATGGTGGAACCTTTGAGCAGCTCGAGAGTGCGAGTCAACGATTGACTATTGTGGTACCGGTTACGTTGTTTGTGATTTTGACAATGCTGGTAATTGCGTTTGGTTCTATACGCGATGCGTTGATTATCTTCACAGGTATCCCTTTGGCATTAACAGGCGGTGTAATGTCTCTTTGGTTAAGGGATATGCCTTTATCCATATCCGCGTCGGTAGGATTTATCGCGTTGTCTGGGATTGCCGTATTAAACGGATTGGTAATGCTGTCCTTCATCAAGCAACGTTTGCTAGAAACCGGAGAATTAGTGAATAGCATTGTTGAAGGGGCACTTATTCGCTTGCGTCCGGTATTAATGACAGCACTAGTGGCAAGCCTTGGATTTGTGCCCATGGCGCTCAATACGGGCATAGGTGCAGAGGTGCAACGGCCTTTGGCCACGGTGGTCATCGGCGGGATAATATCGTCAACCTTGCTAACACTGGTAGTGCTGCCTGTACTCTATCGACTCGTGCATAGTAAAGGGGATCAGTAGTGTTCTTGGGCATTTATTCGTAAATGCCCAAGTTTTACCTGAACGATTTTTAGGTACCTATTGACTCTTTATTAAGTATAGACTTTACAATCATATTCTTAACGTCATGTACGATAAGGATAGATATGGTTTCGCTTATTTTAATTAGTAGTTTTTTGGCGCTAGCCGCCCTCGGTAGAAGCTTTTTTCAATATAAGAGAAATGGTGATTTTGGTATAAGAGCAGCATCTATAAACGCACCATTAATAGAAATTGTACCAGGGGCTATATTCGTGGTTACGTTTTGCTTTGCATTTGGTCTAGTTCTTTTTGGTTACTTAGGACGTGCGCCCCTACTATTTGTTCCTTCAATTCCATTTCAGCTTCTCGGCTCCTTGATTGGCGCCTGCGGAATTGCTGTAACTTTGTTGTCTCAAATTCAAATGGGAGATTCATGGCGTATTGGCGTTGACCAGCAAGAAACGACTGCACTTATTACCCACGGGATTTACGCAAAGTCTCGCAACCCCATTTACTTTGGTATTTTTCTATTTTGGGCAGGGGTGTGTATAACGTTCCCACATTTGCTGCTTTGGGCATGTGCTTTTGTATGTTGGATTTGCATTGAAGTGATTGTTCGACAAATTTAAGAGCCTTATTTGAAGAAAGTGCATGGCGATGATTTTCTAAAATATAAGTCTGACACTAACCGATACATACCTAAGCTTTCACGCTTTAAGTTTTGACGCTTAAATAAGTAATGGCGCAGGCTGCTTTATATGCATAAACTAACGAACGGTATCTTTTAACGTCCATTTTTATGAACTGTCGTTATTCTTAAATAAAGTGAGCCGACTGATTATGTTTGCAAGCCCGTTCTCGATTAGCGTGAGTTCATTGTCAATTAAAGTGAGTCAGGCACCGGTCATATTCTCACTTAATGTGAGTCCAAAATGTACGATGTAATCAAGTCAGAGGGATTATGTTCGCGAGCCACTACACATAGCTACTCCTGAGCTTATTAGATGTAGTAGCAATGTGACTTGATAATGCTGGTGGACAAATCCGCGAGAACTTTGCCAAATACGGAGGGTTAGAAAAGGCCTCCGGAGAGACCTGTCAGTTTTGTAATTGATTAACGGGACCTGATGCTGGTGGTTCCAGACAGAGTTTCTAAAGCTTCTCTTTTGACC
Coding sequences within it:
- a CDS encoding methyltransferase family protein, with product MVSLILISSFLALAALGRSFFQYKRNGDFGIRAASINAPLIEIVPGAIFVVTFCFAFGLVLFGYLGRAPLLFVPSIPFQLLGSLIGACGIAVTLLSQIQMGDSWRIGVDQQETTALITHGIYAKSRNPIYFGIFLFWAGVCITFPHLLLWACAFVCWICIEVIVRQI
- a CDS encoding efflux RND transporter permease subunit is translated as MIARILRLSIERRGVMMLFALFVAFFGMYSYKQLPIDAVPDITNVQVQINTATPGYSPLETEQRITFIVETSLAGLPNLSYTRSISRYGLSQVTVVFKEGTDLYFARNLVNERLTAIAAQLPTGLTPEMGPIATGLGEIYMYSLSAEPQARQDNGQPYDAMALREIHDWVVKPQLSLVEGVTEVYAVGGFEKQYHVNPNPVAMINFGISTGDLLSALERNNANQGAGFVEQNGQQVLIRSEAQLKGIDDIGQVVVKIIDGVPVKIQDIAQINLGKELRSGAGTLNGQETVIGTTMMLVGENSRTVAKAVDSKLETIKTSLPEGVILEAVYDRTSLVDKTIDTVQKNLVEGALLVIVVLFVLLGNVRAALITAAVIPLAMLATISGMVKTDVSANLMSLGALDFGLIVDGAVIIVENCIRRLSESQKQNGATLPLKERLNVVYEATNEVIRPSLFGVLIITIVYIPLFTLTGVEGKMFHPMAATVIMALLAAMVFCFTVVPAAIAIFMRGKISEKESPIIKGAKAVYRPVLTGALRFRWLVVVAASALVVGSLWMGSKLGSEFIPQLNEGDILVQAIRIPGTGVEQAVEMQKTLEAKLMQYEQVQTVFGRTGTGEVATDPMPPNITDTFVILKPREQWPDPSMTKAELVETFEEDLFTLPGNNYEFTQPIQMRFNELISGVRADLGIKLFGDDLDTLFASASDILTVISTIEGADDARLEQVEGIPIFTVTPKPDQLARFGLDIADLQLWLNAATGGETAGMIFEGDRRFEIVVRYGDDIRNELTQLESVPIVTPSGEHVPISELATLAFKEVPSQISRENGKRSIVVTANVRDRDIGTFVEEAQARINDEVDLPAGYWLDYGGTFEQLESASQRLTIVVPVTLFVILTMLVIAFGSIRDALIIFTGIPLALTGGVMSLWLRDMPLSISASVGFIALSGIAVLNGLVMLSFIKQRLLETGELVNSIVEGALIRLRPVLMTALVASLGFVPMALNTGIGAEVQRPLATVVIGGIISSTLLTLVVLPVLYRLVHSKGDQ